The nucleotide window CTCTGATGATGCTACTCTTGCCCGCATTAGGCCTCCCCGTGAAAACCAAATACCTCTCACGCATACTGAATAATACATAAGACGCAGTAAACTTGAATGTATCCTAGCCCACAATTTCCGAGTTACAAAAACTACGGCAAACAGGGCGCGCGCGGAAAACCCATTTTAACCCATGCCTATCTGCCAAATGCACCTAAGCACAAAACCTTCTTTTATGTTTGCTCGCTAAGAGTCGCGCGCGAAAACGTTATAGCAGAACTCCAAAAGAAGTATATCAAAATCTAGAGATTGTTTTTATGGAAGACTCTCCCAAATCTGGAGAAAAAGAACTTTATGAGCCAATTAAGAATCATTTGCAGACCAAACCGAATGTGTACCCAGACCAGCAGAAATAGAGGAAGTGCCATCAAAGCTATTCTGGATCAAACCGCTAACGTAAGGTGTCCAAATTGTACTGCCAATCATCATCAATAATGACAAGAAGCTCCCTAGACTCTTTTCTAGCAAAGTGATCTTGCATTCACTCTTTTGTTTGCATTTCCCGCTGCGTGACCAGATGCCAACTAAATCCAGCGAGCCACATGAGTGCTGGATAGAGGATCATATGTTCCATTCCACCGGGACCTAAACCCAAGTAGAAATCGCTGTCATACGCAACGTCGCTGGTTAATGAGCCGCTTGTGATCATACCGCTTGAGAAGAGGACCAATGCTACAAGCGTAATCGTTCCAAGTATTATGCTTATCAGAGATAATGGCTTTTTCAGCACTTTAAATGATGATATGGCTGACAGCCCACTAAAGAAGAAAGCCATCGTAGCCACCGCACCGTGAGCGGTTCTATAAGTTTTCGTGAAGACGCCGACACCCATTGCTCCTATAGCCATCAGGAGGAGCAGCATGTTAACGGTTTTAAAGTTAGAGATGTGTCTTAGAAAGTACGTTCCAATGAGTAATAATAGTCCTAGAAGAAAGACAGATGAGTTGAAAATTATAGCGGATGGTCCGATTCCAAGGTCGCTTATGTAATTGTCAGACACGCTGTAGCCAGGATACAACGCCTCTGCAATGGTAAGACCTAGGACGAACTGTGTGGCTGCGATAAAAAAGAGCATTCCTGCCACTTTTTCTCTTGAATATGCCATGCGTTGCAATGTCGCCACTTGAAAGATAAGACTTTCCAACCAACCAAAACTACGATGGGAAAAGTTATAGCTGAACCGAAGCAACCACGTGGATGGGTGAGTCATGTTGCTTGAAGGCAAGAATGTCAGCCTCAGAATAGTTGAAAAACAAGACTTGCCAATCCTGCTCGAATGGGACAACAACGTTGACTTCCGTGGTCAATTTGAGAATCTCAAACAAGAGACGATGGCGGACTTGGAAAGACTCTACGACAATATTAAAGATGAACAATGGTTTTTCATTGAGAAGAAGGGTGGAACAAAAATCGGTTTTATTTCCCATTTTCTGTCAGGGGGCGAAACGGAGATAGGCTATAACATCGTGCCCAACGAGCGAAACAAAGGCTACGCCAAAGAAGCAATTCAGACAATAGTCGACTATCTATTTCTAGCCAAAAACATAATGAGAATTCAGGCAAAGGCTGACACAGAAAACATTCAATCGTGGAAAGCGCTTGAGAAAGCCGGGTTCAAACGGGAAGGCATTCTCAGAAGAACTTTCTACTGCCGTGGAAAGTGGAGAGATGACTGCATATACAGCATCATACGCGAAGAATGGAAAGAACCAAAAATACTGACAAAAACAACTTCAAAATAGCCTAGATTTGTGTGTGCATGGAATTTCTATCCAACCAACTAGGGGGAGAAGTTGATTGGTTGGATAGTGATCGTATAGAGACGATCTAAACATGCTGTAATCAAGCCTCGTCATAGGATTAACGGAATATTCTGCGCTCCAGAATAACGCCATAACCACTCTTCTTGCTTCGTTATACTGACGCTTTGATGCAGGTTGAGAGAGTGAAAGGAGTCGATCGAGCTAAGAGAGCTTGGAGTCTCTTCCGTTCAAGGCTGAACGAGAGTTTAAAGGCGAAATACTGTGTCTGGTTTCTAACATGGTTCCTGCTATGGAACTTCACGATAAACTTCCTTCCAATTCATCCGTTAGCGGCTGGGCTGATAATTTGGTTGCCCACAACGCTAATTATCATCAGACTTGCTGATCCCCGAGAATAGCGGGATAATCGCTTCAGGAACTTCAATGCTAATCCGCCACTTACTGTAATTATGGAAACCGCTTTTTACTTGGCGGACCAAATGTACTGCTTATGAACAAGTCTGTATCCATCCTTGGCTTTGCGGGCAGCCTGAGAAAGGGCTCATACAACAAAGCTCTGTTGCGTGCTGCTTCAGAGTTGTTGCCCAAAGACGCCAAGCTTGAAATCTTCGACTTGAAAGGTATCCCACCCTACAATCAAGATTTGGAGACTCGCATGCCCGCAAAGGTCAAGGAGTTTAAGACCAAGATCAAGGCGGCAGATGCCATACTTATCGCGACGCCCGAGTACAATTATTCGGTATCTGGCGTCCTGAAAAACGCAATTGACTGGGCTTCGCGTCCTTACGGCGACAACTCTTTTGACGACAAACCCGTAGCAATCATGAGCGCATCGATCGGCATGCTCGGCGGCGCCAGAGCACAATATCATCTGAGACAAACCTTTGTCTTCCTCAACATGCGTCCCCTCAACAGTCCAGAGGTAATTGTAACCTTCGCAGGCGACAAAATCGACGAAAACGGCAGAGTAAAAGACCCGACGACCAAGAAACTAATCAAGGAACTACTCGAGAGACTAGTTGCTTGGACTCGAACGCTGAAGCAAGAATAAGCCACACAAAGAGCCACTTATGTCAGAAATCATAAATGCATAACCACCTAACAGTCTAAGCGATAACCATGAAGCCAAAATTCACCTATGTTGGAATCCGCGTAAAAAATCTGCAGAAATCCATCGACTTCTACACAAAACTGCTCGGCATGAAAGTTGTGGGTCGCGGCAAAGTGAAAGAGACTAGGGGAGAAACCGTTGCTATGGTGAGCCAAGAAGGCGGTTTCGTTCTAGAAATAAACCACTACGAAAAAGGCAGCCCCTATAACGCAAAGTACACTGTAGGGGAAGGGTTGGACCATCTTGCATTCGGAGTTGACGACTTGGACAAAGCCTTGAAGGAAGCCAAATCAGCCGGATACCCAACCGTTCTAGAAATGAAAGTGGAAGGCGGCAGATGGGCATACATCGAAGACCCAAATGGAATCTGGATCGAGCTATTCAAAGCGACCGATGCCTAGCACGGCTTCACATGAACTGCAGCGTGAATACAGCCTCTGTCAATGGCACCATTTTCCCATCCAACCCAAGGGACCATGGATGACAAAATCCCATGACGCTATCATAATCTGCGTGCTAGTTTCAGTCTTGACAGCTCATCCCAGCTTATCTTCCATCAGCGCTAGAACTTCCGAGTCTAACGGCTTTGAGCCAGTCTTCCAAAAAGGCATGACGTACAGACATCAACCATTTCCCTACGACAGTTCCTTTTCAAACGAGTCTCTCGAACGTATGGCGGCAACAAACACAGAGTACGTGGCAATCACTGTTTGGTGGCTGCAGGAAAACATTACTGCTACGCAAATTTACCGCAAAACCAACTGGACCGCCACAGACAAAGCGCTCGCAATCGCTATCGCCAAGGCTCATGAGCTCGGCATAAATGTCATGTTGAAACCAATGGTTGACCCCGAAGACGTATACACTCAATTCAGAGGCGAGATTCCAAGCAGCCCAGAATGGTTCAAAAGTTACATGGCTTTCATCAGCTCATACGCCGCATTCGCCCAAGAAAACAACATTGATCTCCTCTGCATCGGATGCGAGTTCAGGAATACTGAAAGAGATGAAGCAAGCTGGCGACAAGTCATCGATGAAGTGAAAAAGCGTTACACTGGACCGTTGACCTACGCTGCAACATTCGACAGTTTTCAAAGCATCACATGGTGGGATCGCCTTGACTACATTGGCATAGACGCCTATTTCCCACTAACCAGCAAGAACCACCCATCCCTAGACGAATTGAAAGAGGCTTGGAACCGCATGGCAAACGCCCTCGAAAACTGGGCCTCAACAGTCAATAAACCCATTATCTTCACTGAAATAGGTTGCCGAAGCGGCGATGGCAACAACATCGAACCAGGCAACTGGATAGCACCACTGCGCCCTGATTTGAAGGAACAACTAGACAGTTACTCGGCTGTTTTCCAGACGCTGTGGAACAGGCCATGGTTCTACGGTCTCTACTGGTGGATCTGGGAAACAAACCCAAGCGCAGGAGGACTGAACGACACCGACTTCACGCCCCAGAACAAGCCAGCAGAAACCTTGCTTACAAACTGGTATTCCCAGCAACGACACATTGAACAGACAACCGACTTTCCAAGGCTGATCGTGTACCTCGGATTACCCGCAGCGATCTTGACATGCGCAGTCCTCTTGCTAACCCGCAAATTCACAAACCGAGACAACGAAACAATCAAGGCTAACGCTTCTGACACAGAGAACTGATTACAGCTGCTCCCAAAACAAGGAGGCTTGCCGGCCACGTTCCATTGATGATTAGGAGACCAGCAGCAACTACGCCTCTAACACTTGCCAGCCCCAGTCGCTCTTTCTTAACGTTCCAGTAACAGGTTAGGCACAGAATTGCAGCACTGAAATAGACGGCGACCTCAAGCAGGAAACTTGGCATGGCGGTTAAGAAGACGCTGAGGAAAACATACCGTTCAACTGCCAAATACAAAGGTGAAAGAAACCCAACCACAACGCCGAAAAGAAATATCAGTCCAACTGCCTCAAGCATTTGCTGACGGTAGACCTCAAAAAAGCTCAAACTCATCACGGTATCGAAATTGCTTGGCAATGTATTAAAGACTTCCGCGATTTGGTACACGCACCGTCTCTCCTATATACCTGAATGCCAACACAAATCGCCACTGAGGCATCCAAATGTTTGTGCACACAAGCATTCGAACCAGCAACTTGGCCAAGTCAATTGACTTCTACCAGAGACTAATGGGACTCAAGCTTATAAGGTGCCGCGAAATCCCCCAGAACAACGCTGAAATCGCCTTTCTACAGGACCCAGAGGGCAAAGGATCCAAACTTGAACTGACCTTCTACAGAAAACAGCGGAAATTCATCCAAGCTGAATATGAAGACCGAGTGTTTGATCACATCGCCTTTGAAATCAAAGACATGAAGAAAACCATTGCAGCACTCAGAAAGGAGAAAGTCACAATAACTGACGAACCATTCAAGCTCGGACCAACAGGACCTTTGATAGC belongs to Candidatus Bathyarchaeia archaeon and includes:
- a CDS encoding DUF998 domain-containing protein; the encoded protein is MAYSREKVAGMLFFIAATQFVLGLTIAEALYPGYSVSDNYISDLGIGPSAIIFNSSVFLLGLLLLIGTYFLRHISNFKTVNMLLLLMAIGAMGVGVFTKTYRTAHGAVATMAFFFSGLSAISSFKVLKKPLSLISIILGTITLVALVLFSSGMITSGSLTSDVAYDSDFYLGLGPGGMEHMILYPALMWLAGFSWHLVTQREMQTKE
- a CDS encoding GNAT family protein, with translation MLLEGKNVSLRIVEKQDLPILLEWDNNVDFRGQFENLKQETMADLERLYDNIKDEQWFFIEKKGGTKIGFISHFLSGGETEIGYNIVPNERNKGYAKEAIQTIVDYLFLAKNIMRIQAKADTENIQSWKALEKAGFKREGILRRTFYCRGKWRDDCIYSIIREEWKEPKILTKTTSK
- a CDS encoding NAD(P)H-dependent oxidoreductase translates to MNKSVSILGFAGSLRKGSYNKALLRAASELLPKDAKLEIFDLKGIPPYNQDLETRMPAKVKEFKTKIKAADAILIATPEYNYSVSGVLKNAIDWASRPYGDNSFDDKPVAIMSASIGMLGGARAQYHLRQTFVFLNMRPLNSPEVIVTFAGDKIDENGRVKDPTTKKLIKELLERLVAWTRTLKQE
- a CDS encoding VOC family protein — translated: MKPKFTYVGIRVKNLQKSIDFYTKLLGMKVVGRGKVKETRGETVAMVSQEGGFVLEINHYEKGSPYNAKYTVGEGLDHLAFGVDDLDKALKEAKSAGYPTVLEMKVEGGRWAYIEDPNGIWIELFKATDA
- a CDS encoding VOC family protein, whose product is MHTSIRTSNLAKSIDFYQRLMGLKLIRCREIPQNNAEIAFLQDPEGKGSKLELTFYRKQRKFIQAEYEDRVFDHIAFEIKDMKKTIAALRKEKVTITDEPFKLGPTGPLIAFIEDPDGTLIELIKRR